One window of the Thermodesulfomicrobium sp. WS genome contains the following:
- the secA gene encoding preprotein translocase subunit SecA, translated as MFGFLTKKLFGTKNDRYLKSLRPLVAAVNEWEAKVAPLPDAALGQRIAELRAEVAQGRDLDSLLPEVFALTREAGRRVLGMRHFDVQIMGGITLHQGKIAEMKTGEGKTLVATLPVVLNALTGRGVHVVTVNDYLARRDAQWMGQIYQFLGLSVGVIVHGLSDEERKAAYAADITYGTNNEFGFDYLRDNMKFYAEQLVQRELHFAIVDEVDSILIDEARTPLIISGPGDKPTELYARIDAIIPLLTRDIHFSVDEKARTVTLTDEGVARCEEILQVDNLFDPTHITVQHHILQALRAHHLFVRDDHYIVKDGKVIIVDEFTGRLMPGRRYSDGLHQALEAKEKVSVEAENQTLASITFQNYFRMYEKLAGMTGTADTEAVEFQQIYGLEVVVIPPNKPMIRIDHPDVVYRTQREKYLAIVAEIERLYRKGQPVLVGTTSIEKSEMLSGLLAKRRIPHAVLNAKQHEKEAEIVAEAGQRGRVTIATNMAGRGTDIVLGEGVRELGGLFILGTERHESRRIDNQLRGRAGRQGDPGESRFYIALDDPLMRLFGSDRISGLMEKLGMTEGESIEHPLISRSIENAQKRVEGYNFEIRKQLLEYDDVMNQQREVIYSLRREVMTAPHLDGLLAEFLDDLLDALYEPWENRRRGDDEAEIQAQVAAKVDEILAIRRAMPLEDGAAVPETAVFVPREQAKALVERILDAHRQAAPDHYQEIVRFFVLDTLDRAWKEHLLQMDYLKEGIGLRGYAQRDPKQEYKREGFELFEDMLFRIREGSLRALTHLKVEVTVPQELRHEETQAVQYQAPGDEADARPQTQRRAEPKVGRNDPCPCGSGKKYKKCCGQGA; from the coding sequence ATGTTTGGATTTTTGACCAAGAAGCTCTTTGGCACCAAAAACGATCGGTATCTCAAATCGCTGCGGCCGTTGGTGGCTGCGGTCAATGAGTGGGAAGCCAAAGTCGCCCCCCTGCCGGATGCGGCGTTGGGCCAGCGGATTGCGGAGCTGCGCGCCGAGGTGGCCCAGGGCCGGGATCTCGACAGCCTGCTCCCCGAGGTCTTTGCCCTCACCCGGGAGGCCGGCCGCCGGGTCTTGGGCATGCGCCATTTCGATGTCCAGATCATGGGCGGCATTACCCTGCACCAAGGCAAGATCGCGGAGATGAAGACCGGCGAGGGCAAGACCTTGGTGGCGACGCTGCCGGTGGTGCTCAACGCCCTCACTGGCCGTGGGGTGCACGTGGTGACGGTCAACGACTACCTGGCCCGCCGTGACGCCCAATGGATGGGACAGATCTACCAGTTTTTGGGGCTTTCGGTGGGGGTCATCGTCCATGGCCTCTCCGACGAAGAGCGCAAGGCCGCCTACGCCGCGGACATTACGTACGGCACCAACAACGAGTTCGGCTTCGACTATCTGCGCGACAACATGAAGTTCTACGCCGAACAATTGGTGCAGCGCGAGCTCCACTTCGCCATCGTGGACGAAGTGGACTCCATCCTCATCGACGAGGCCCGTACCCCGCTCATCATCTCCGGGCCTGGCGACAAGCCCACCGAGCTCTACGCCCGCATCGACGCCATTATTCCTCTGTTGACGCGAGATATCCATTTTAGCGTGGATGAAAAGGCCCGTACCGTGACACTTACGGATGAAGGTGTCGCCCGCTGTGAAGAAATCTTGCAGGTGGACAACCTTTTTGATCCGACGCATATCACCGTGCAGCATCATATATTGCAGGCATTGCGGGCCCATCATCTCTTTGTGCGCGATGACCATTACATCGTCAAAGATGGAAAAGTCATCATCGTGGACGAATTCACGGGCCGGCTTATGCCCGGGCGGCGCTACAGCGATGGACTGCACCAGGCCTTGGAAGCCAAGGAAAAGGTTTCCGTGGAGGCAGAAAACCAGACCTTGGCATCCATTACGTTTCAGAACTATTTCCGCATGTACGAAAAGCTCGCGGGCATGACCGGTACTGCGGACACCGAGGCGGTGGAGTTCCAGCAGATCTACGGGCTGGAGGTGGTGGTGATCCCGCCGAACAAGCCCATGATCCGCATAGATCATCCGGACGTGGTCTACCGCACCCAGCGGGAGAAATATCTCGCCATCGTGGCGGAGATCGAGCGCTTGTACCGCAAGGGCCAGCCGGTCCTTGTGGGCACCACCTCCATCGAAAAATCGGAGATGCTCTCCGGGCTGCTCGCCAAGCGCCGCATCCCGCACGCGGTGCTCAACGCCAAGCAGCACGAAAAGGAGGCCGAGATCGTGGCCGAGGCCGGGCAGCGCGGCCGGGTGACCATTGCCACCAACATGGCGGGTCGCGGCACGGATATCGTGCTCGGCGAAGGGGTGCGCGAGCTTGGGGGGCTTTTTATCCTCGGTACCGAGCGCCATGAGAGCCGGCGCATCGACAACCAGCTGCGCGGCCGCGCCGGCCGTCAGGGCGATCCGGGTGAGAGCCGGTTCTACATCGCCTTGGACGATCCGCTCATGCGGCTCTTCGGCTCGGACCGGATCTCCGGACTCATGGAAAAACTCGGCATGACCGAGGGCGAGTCCATCGAGCATCCCCTCATTTCCCGCTCCATCGAAAACGCCCAGAAGCGGGTGGAGGGCTATAACTTCGAGATCCGCAAGCAGCTTTTGGAATATGACGACGTCATGAACCAGCAGCGTGAGGTCATCTACTCGCTGCGTCGCGAGGTCATGACCGCCCCCCATTTGGACGGTTTGCTTGCGGAGTTCCTCGACGATCTTTTGGACGCCTTGTACGAGCCGTGGGAAAATCGCCGCCGCGGCGACGACGAGGCGGAGATTCAGGCCCAGGTGGCGGCCAAGGTGGATGAGATCCTGGCCATCCGTCGGGCCATGCCCTTGGAGGACGGTGCGGCGGTGCCCGAGACTGCGGTGTTCGTCCCCCGGGAGCAGGCGAAGGCCCTGGTGGAGCGCATTCTGGATGCGCACCGGCAGGCCGCGCCGGACCACTACCAGGAGATCGTGCGCTTCTTTGTCCTCGATACCTTGGACCGCGCCTGGAAGGAGCATCTGCTCCAGATGGATTACCTCAAGGAGGGCATCGGCCTGCGGGGCTACGCCCAGCGTGACCCCAAACAGGAGTACAAGCGCGAGGGCTTTGAGCTCTTCGAAGACATGCTCTTTCGCATCCGCGAAGGCTCGTTGCGGGCCCTCACCCACCTCAAAGTGGAGGTCACGGTCCCGCAGGAGCTGCGCCACGAAGAGACCCAGGCGGTGCAGTATCAGGCCCCGGGCGATGAGGCCGACGCGCGGCCCCAGACCCAGCGCCGCGCCGAACCCAAGGTGGGACGCAACGACCCCTGTCCGTGCGGCAGCGGCAAGAAATACAAGAAGTGCTGCGGCCAGGGTGCGTAG
- the smpB gene encoding SsrA-binding protein SmpB, whose amino-acid sequence MSAKPQGIKLVAANRKARHEYEFLDFVEAGLVLSGSEVKSLREGRVNLGDGYVVFHAGEAWLTGVHISPYPNAGYAQHDPDRARKLLLHRREIASLAAKVEQKGLTLVPTKMYFKNGKIKVELALSRGKRVHDRREELRRRAIARDMERDFVR is encoded by the coding sequence ATGAGCGCCAAACCCCAAGGGATCAAGCTGGTGGCGGCCAACCGCAAGGCCCGGCATGAGTATGAGTTCCTCGATTTTGTGGAGGCCGGCCTGGTGCTTTCCGGCTCCGAGGTCAAATCCTTGCGCGAAGGCCGGGTGAACCTGGGCGATGGGTATGTGGTGTTTCACGCCGGTGAGGCGTGGCTGACGGGCGTGCATATCTCGCCCTATCCCAATGCGGGCTATGCCCAGCACGACCCGGACCGGGCGCGCAAGCTGCTTCTGCACCGCCGGGAGATTGCGAGCCTGGCCGCCAAGGTGGAGCAAAAGGGCCTGACGCTGGTGCCCACCAAGATGTATTTCAAAAACGGAAAAATCAAAGTGGAATTGGCGCTTTCCCGGGGCAAGCGCGTGCACGACCGCCGTGAGGAATTGCGGCGTCGGGCCATTGCCCGCGACATGGAGCGGGACTTTGTCCGCTAG
- the ptsP gene encoding phosphoenolpyruvate--protein phosphotransferase, giving the protein MARQVLYGIPVAAGIAVGRAHFLDRDWFARASYHPIAPDAVEKEQERLRQAFAVAAQDLERVLAAVPEDLRDHAAMVEAHLLLVRDRKLQEQALAAIAAQHINAEWALERAVAAVEATFTAIEDEYLRSRMQDVRQAAERVLGVLVGQAGAAPMTQRGVLLARDLSPADLVEIDFAKVLALATASGGKTSHVGILARSLQIPAVVGVEGLDGTLAGELIILDGFHGRVLVDPDEDELARSTELAARFDDYQAVVLRSCHLPAQTRDGFEVQTLANIELFEEVVAVRDLGAEGIGLYRTEYTYMNRETPPSEEELAEQYLDLASLMAPHKVVIRTLDVGADKLTPTLRHRREANPALGLRAIRYCLHHRDVFRAQLRAILRASVVGNVHLLLPMISGIEELVEVKKFYREVQRELAAEGVPFREDMPLGIMMELPSAVMTADVLAQEVDFFSIGTNDLIQYTLGIDRTNKDVSALYQPLHPAIVRSIKWVVDSGHRAGIDVCVCGELAADPFCVPVLLGMRVDAISLNPRSIPSIKRLVRQTTMEECDALLKQVMASQSVARSNRLVREMIYRHVPDELLFSVSLLGEEVGG; this is encoded by the coding sequence ATGGCGCGCCAAGTGCTCTATGGCATCCCCGTGGCTGCAGGCATCGCCGTTGGACGGGCCCATTTTTTGGATCGGGATTGGTTTGCCCGCGCCTCGTACCATCCCATTGCCCCGGATGCCGTGGAGAAGGAGCAGGAGCGTTTGCGGCAGGCCTTTGCGGTGGCCGCCCAGGACCTTGAGCGGGTGCTGGCCGCAGTGCCCGAAGACTTGCGTGACCACGCCGCCATGGTGGAGGCGCATCTGCTTTTGGTGCGCGACCGCAAGCTTCAGGAACAGGCCCTTGCGGCCATCGCTGCGCAGCACATCAACGCCGAATGGGCCCTGGAGCGGGCGGTGGCTGCTGTGGAGGCCACGTTCACGGCCATCGAGGATGAGTACTTGCGCAGCCGCATGCAGGACGTGCGCCAGGCGGCCGAGCGGGTGCTCGGGGTGTTGGTGGGGCAGGCGGGGGCCGCGCCCATGACCCAGCGGGGGGTGCTCCTGGCCCGGGACTTGAGCCCCGCAGATTTGGTGGAGATCGATTTCGCCAAGGTCCTGGCCCTGGCCACGGCTTCGGGCGGCAAGACCTCGCATGTGGGGATCCTTGCCCGATCGCTGCAAATTCCGGCCGTGGTGGGTGTGGAAGGCCTCGACGGCACCTTGGCGGGGGAACTCATCATCCTCGATGGCTTCCACGGCCGGGTGCTCGTGGACCCTGATGAAGACGAGCTTGCCCGCTCTACAGAACTGGCGGCGCGCTTCGACGATTACCAGGCCGTGGTGCTGCGTTCCTGCCATTTGCCGGCCCAGACGCGCGATGGGTTCGAGGTGCAGACCTTGGCCAACATCGAACTTTTCGAAGAAGTGGTGGCGGTGCGCGACTTGGGGGCCGAGGGCATCGGCCTCTATCGCACCGAGTACACGTACATGAACCGGGAGACCCCTCCCAGCGAGGAGGAGCTCGCGGAGCAGTATTTGGATCTGGCAAGCCTCATGGCCCCGCACAAGGTGGTGATCCGCACCCTGGATGTGGGCGCGGACAAACTGACCCCCACCTTGCGCCACCGTCGGGAGGCCAATCCCGCCCTGGGACTTCGGGCCATCCGCTACTGTTTGCACCACCGCGATGTATTCCGGGCCCAACTGCGGGCCATTTTGCGGGCCAGTGTGGTGGGCAATGTGCACCTGCTGCTGCCCATGATTTCCGGCATCGAGGAATTGGTGGAGGTGAAGAAGTTCTACCGCGAGGTACAGCGGGAACTGGCGGCGGAAGGTGTGCCTTTCCGAGAGGATATGCCCTTGGGCATCATGATGGAACTGCCCAGCGCCGTGATGACGGCCGACGTCCTCGCCCAGGAGGTAGACTTTTTTAGTATTGGGACCAATGATCTCATTCAATACACCTTGGGCATCGACCGTACCAACAAGGATGTCTCCGCGCTGTACCAACCGCTCCATCCCGCTATTGTGCGCTCCATCAAGTGGGTCGTGGATTCGGGGCACCGCGCTGGGATCGATGTCTGCGTCTGTGGTGAATTGGCAGCGGATCCATTTTGTGTCCCGGTGCTTTTGGGAATGCGCGTGGACGCCATTAGCCTCAATCCACGGTCCATACCGAGCATCAAACGCTTGGTCCGGCAGACCACCATGGAAGAATGTGACGCCCTGCTCAAGCAGGTCATGGCCAGTCAGTCGGTGGCGCGCAGCAACCGCTTGGTGCGGGAGATGATCTACCGGCATGTCCCCGATGAACTTTTGTTTTCGGTCTCCCTGTTGGGAGAGGAGGTGGGGGGATGA
- a CDS encoding HPr family phosphocarrier protein — protein MTHANGSWTREVQVVNTLGIHARPAGKICQTAARFAAQVFLETDAGAVDAKSILDILTLAAPQGAMVRIRAHGPDAQEAVEAVARLFVERFGEE, from the coding sequence ATGACGCACGCAAACGGATCGTGGACACGTGAGGTGCAGGTGGTCAACACCTTGGGGATCCATGCTCGGCCGGCAGGGAAGATCTGCCAGACGGCGGCCCGCTTTGCCGCGCAGGTGTTTTTGGAGACGGATGCCGGGGCGGTGGATGCCAAGTCCATCCTCGATATCCTCACGCTGGCGGCACCTCAGGGCGCCATGGTGCGGATTCGGGCCCATGGTCCGGACGCCCAGGAAGCGGTGGAGGCCGTGGCGCGGCTTTTTGTGGAACGTTTTGGGGAGGAATGA
- a CDS encoding PTS system mannose/fructose/sorbose family transporter subunit IID — MIPKSLLWRTFWRTYLVGAVYTMRGLQNVGMVFILHPALCALYAHDPAALQRARHRYLGLYNTHPCWTPALVGLFLSLEERIARGLLAPQALAAVRSTVVFTLSGLGDAFFSGGVFVLWALVQCFLLVRGLWLWAGVWTVAALTAVQVMKMVTFFRAYSRGLAFLQDLKRWDLINWARHIKVVCAVALAAVLGAVAAPLGPWAVVLMGTGAGVSGLLAPGGPWRLVVLAGVGLAWIVGQWA; from the coding sequence GTGATCCCCAAGAGCCTGTTGTGGCGGACCTTCTGGCGCACTTATTTGGTGGGCGCGGTGTACACCATGCGGGGGCTGCAGAACGTGGGGATGGTGTTTATCCTCCATCCTGCCCTCTGCGCGTTGTATGCCCATGACCCTGCGGCGCTGCAGCGGGCCCGGCATCGGTACTTGGGGCTGTACAATACGCATCCGTGCTGGACGCCGGCTCTGGTGGGCCTTTTTCTCTCCTTGGAGGAGCGTATCGCTCGGGGCCTTCTCGCGCCGCAGGCCTTGGCCGCCGTGCGTTCCACGGTGGTCTTTACCCTTTCGGGGTTGGGAGACGCCTTTTTCAGCGGCGGGGTGTTCGTGCTTTGGGCGCTCGTCCAGTGTTTTTTGCTCGTGCGCGGGTTGTGGTTGTGGGCAGGCGTGTGGACCGTGGCGGCCTTGACCGCGGTGCAGGTCATGAAAATGGTGACATTTTTTCGGGCGTATTCCCGTGGGCTCGCCTTTCTTCAGGACCTCAAACGCTGGGACCTCATCAATTGGGCGCGGCATATCAAGGTGGTGTGCGCGGTGGCGCTGGCGGCGGTGTTGGGCGCGGTGGCAGCCCCTTTGGGGCCGTGGGCCGTGGTGCTGATGGGGACCGGTGCAGGCGTGTCCGGACTGCTCGCCCCGGGCGGCCCGTGGCGCCTGGTCGTGCTGGCAGGCGTTGGGCTGGCGTGGATCGTGGGGCAGTGGGCATGA
- the rsmI gene encoding 16S rRNA (cytidine(1402)-2'-O)-methyltransferase: MHRMLWIVSTPLGNRGDLSPRARETLAAAHFVLCEDTRRTGQLLASCGVTARELVSLHEHNERQRLPSVLARLQAGEDAALVSDAGTPLVADPGYRLVAACWQTGIAVSPVPGPCAALAALTASGLPPYPFAFLGFLPRRPGDVAAALALYAAIPLTLVWYERKNRVPASLRIAHQVLGERSFCVARELTKVHETFIHGRLGQDVPELSELLGEVTVVVGPPEVTPAAWDAPRVAAEAAALAATGLAPREVARRVARVSGWPAKAVYRMLVEEA, encoded by the coding sequence ATGCATCGTATGCTGTGGATCGTCTCCACTCCCCTTGGCAACCGTGGTGATCTCTCGCCGCGGGCCCGGGAAACGCTGGCTGCGGCGCATTTCGTGCTTTGCGAGGACACCCGGCGCACCGGCCAACTCCTTGCCAGCTGCGGGGTGACGGCGCGGGAGCTGGTAAGCCTCCATGAACACAATGAGCGCCAGCGCCTGCCCTCTGTCCTTGCCCGGCTGCAGGCGGGCGAGGACGCCGCCCTGGTTTCCGACGCCGGGACCCCGTTGGTGGCAGACCCAGGCTACCGCTTGGTGGCGGCCTGTTGGCAGACAGGCATCGCCGTGTCGCCGGTACCCGGCCCGTGTGCGGCGCTGGCAGCGCTCACCGCCAGCGGCCTTCCCCCGTACCCTTTTGCCTTTTTGGGGTTTCTGCCGCGAAGGCCGGGTGACGTGGCCGCCGCCCTGGCGCTTTATGCTGCCATTCCTCTGACATTGGTGTGGTACGAGCGCAAAAATCGGGTGCCCGCCTCCTTGCGGATTGCGCATCAGGTGTTGGGAGAAAGGTCCTTTTGTGTCGCCCGGGAATTGACCAAGGTGCACGAGACCTTTATCCATGGCCGGCTTGGCCAGGATGTACCGGAGCTCTCCGAGCTTTTGGGCGAGGTCACGGTGGTGGTGGGCCCGCCGGAGGTAACGCCCGCGGCCTGGGACGCGCCGCGGGTGGCAGCAGAGGCGGCAGCCTTGGCGGCCACGGGCCTTGCGCCCCGGGAAGTGGCCCGGCGGGTGGCCCGGGTTTCTGGTTGGCCTGCCAAGGCGGTGTACCGGATGCTGGTGGAGGAAGCGTGA
- a CDS encoding YraN family protein — MTSISSQEMGRLGEEAAARYLQGLGWRIRERNFRVPGGEIDLICQEADTIVFVEVKTRASTRRGTPGEAVTPAKAARLLRAASAYLSQIGGWGLPCRFDLVAVVGSPPHFSLSHDRHIVDASYAVDRLHSPWQPW, encoded by the coding sequence ATGACCTCCATATCTTCCCAGGAGATGGGGCGCCTGGGCGAAGAAGCCGCGGCCCGCTATCTTCAGGGGCTGGGGTGGCGGATTCGGGAGCGCAATTTTCGCGTGCCTGGTGGAGAGATCGATCTTATCTGCCAGGAGGCGGATACCATCGTCTTCGTGGAAGTGAAGACTCGGGCATCTACCCGCCGCGGCACGCCGGGTGAGGCCGTGACCCCGGCCAAGGCGGCGCGTCTGCTTCGGGCCGCGAGCGCATACCTTTCGCAGATCGGGGGCTGGGGGCTCCCGTGCCGGTTCGACTTGGTGGCCGTGGTGGGCTCGCCGCCGCACTTTTCTTTGAGTCACGACCGTCACATCGTGGATGCATCGTATGCTGTGGATCGTCTCCACTCCCCTTGGCAACCGTGGTGA
- a CDS encoding ribonuclease HII, which produces MAEREASVLVAGVDEAGRGCLAGPVVAAAVLVPVPWSLPGLTDSKKLSPRRREFLARQIKAQAVSWALGFSWPREIEAVNILQATLRAMARAVEALAMAPARVLVDGNQVFPAPMPVEAIVGGDVSVPAISAASILAKTFRDRLMEALAERYPGYGLERHKGYGTAEHRAAIARLGASPLHRHTFRGTFPRGTQLRLPGVER; this is translated from the coding sequence ATGGCCGAGCGTGAAGCCTCTGTCCTGGTGGCAGGGGTGGATGAGGCCGGGCGAGGGTGTCTTGCGGGGCCTGTGGTGGCTGCTGCGGTGCTTGTGCCCGTACCGTGGAGCCTGCCGGGGCTTACGGACTCCAAGAAGCTTTCTCCGCGGCGTCGAGAGTTCCTTGCCCGTCAGATCAAGGCCCAGGCTGTGTCCTGGGCCTTGGGTTTTTCCTGGCCGCGGGAGATTGAGGCCGTCAACATCCTTCAGGCCACCTTGCGGGCCATGGCCCGGGCCGTGGAGGCCTTGGCCATGGCGCCGGCGCGGGTGCTGGTGGACGGCAACCAGGTCTTTCCCGCGCCCATGCCGGTGGAGGCCATTGTGGGGGGGGATGTGTCGGTGCCTGCCATCTCTGCGGCCTCGATCTTGGCCAAGACCTTCCGGGACCGCCTCATGGAGGCCTTGGCGGAGCGCTATCCGGGCTATGGCTTGGAGCGCCACAAAGGTTACGGCACGGCCGAACACCGGGCGGCCATTGCGCGTTTGGGGGCAAGCCCTCTGCACCGCCATACCTTTCGGGGAACGTTCCCGAGGGGCACGCAGCTTCGTCTGCCCGGAGTCGAAAGATGA
- the rplS gene encoding 50S ribosomal protein L19: MDIIRNIESEHLRADIPSFRPGDTVKVHTRIVEGEKERIQIFEGVVIRYKKGTTDASFVVRKVSDGVGVERIFPLHAPCIDRIEVVSQGVVRRSRLFYLRNLKGKAARIKTKKDWV; the protein is encoded by the coding sequence ATGGACATCATCCGCAACATTGAGAGCGAGCACCTGCGCGCCGATATCCCCTCGTTTCGGCCCGGCGATACGGTGAAGGTCCACACCCGTATCGTGGAAGGCGAGAAGGAGCGTATCCAGATCTTCGAGGGTGTGGTGATTCGTTACAAGAAGGGGACCACGGATGCCTCGTTTGTGGTGCGTAAGGTCTCCGACGGCGTGGGGGTGGAACGTATCTTCCCGCTGCACGCCCCGTGCATCGACCGCATCGAGGTGGTCTCCCAGGGCGTGGTGCGCCGCAGCCGTCTTTTCTACCTGCGCAACCTCAAAGGCAAGGCCGCGCGCATCAAGACCAAGAAGGATTGGGTATAG
- the trmD gene encoding tRNA (guanosine(37)-N1)-methyltransferase TrmD, translated as MRFTLVTLFPEFFASPLSCGLLGRAVERGLVQVEFRNPRDYSQDKHRHVDDRPYGGGAGMVMTVDPVARALKDAPNARRILLAPKGRPLTQALARELAQEEELVVICGRYEGIDARLEALFPMEAVSVGDVVLNGGESAALCLLEAVSRLVPDFLGKEESAEEESFSAGLLEYPHYTRPEVYAGLQVPEILLSGDHARIRAWRREQSLRQTLALRPDLLDTAELDPADQRLLQGMSRPRLGRNLFVALVHYPVLDKTGRTIATSLTNLDLHDIARLSRTYGLGGYWVCTPVEDQQALARELLAHWRDGAGAAANPCRREALRLVDVVSSLEEAEAAVRVRTGQPPRIVVTSAREGTTTASVVRQWLSSMPVLLVLGTGHGLAPEVLQQAHACLRPVRFLETYNHLSVRSAAAIMVDRLVGDLG; from the coding sequence ATGCGTTTTACCCTGGTTACCCTTTTCCCGGAATTTTTCGCCTCCCCCCTCTCCTGCGGCTTGCTGGGCCGGGCGGTGGAGCGAGGGCTGGTGCAGGTGGAGTTTCGTAACCCACGGGACTATTCCCAGGACAAGCACCGCCACGTGGATGACCGACCGTATGGCGGCGGCGCGGGCATGGTGATGACCGTGGACCCGGTAGCACGCGCCCTCAAGGACGCCCCCAACGCCCGGCGCATCCTCCTGGCCCCCAAGGGACGACCGCTTACCCAAGCCCTGGCGCGGGAACTTGCCCAGGAAGAAGAGCTCGTGGTGATCTGTGGCCGTTACGAGGGGATCGACGCCCGTTTGGAAGCCCTTTTCCCTATGGAGGCCGTCTCGGTGGGGGATGTGGTCTTGAATGGCGGCGAGAGTGCGGCCTTGTGTCTCCTGGAGGCGGTCTCGCGTTTGGTGCCGGATTTCTTGGGCAAGGAAGAGAGCGCAGAAGAAGAGAGTTTTAGTGCCGGGCTGCTGGAATATCCGCACTATACCCGGCCTGAGGTCTATGCCGGACTCCAGGTGCCGGAGATTTTGCTCTCCGGAGATCACGCCCGCATCCGTGCCTGGCGACGGGAGCAGAGTCTGCGCCAGACGCTTGCCTTGCGCCCCGACTTGCTGGACACGGCCGAGCTCGATCCTGCAGACCAAAGGCTTTTGCAGGGCATGTCCCGGCCGCGCCTGGGGCGCAATCTCTTTGTCGCCTTGGTGCATTATCCGGTGCTCGACAAGACAGGGCGCACCATCGCCACCTCTTTGACAAACCTGGACCTCCACGATATTGCCCGCCTTTCCCGTACCTACGGGCTGGGGGGCTATTGGGTCTGCACCCCCGTGGAGGACCAACAAGCCCTGGCGCGGGAGCTTTTGGCCCATTGGCGGGACGGCGCGGGTGCTGCGGCCAATCCGTGCCGTCGCGAGGCGCTCCGCCTTGTGGACGTGGTTTCCTCGCTGGAGGAGGCGGAGGCGGCGGTGCGTGTGCGTACGGGGCAGCCTCCCCGGATCGTGGTGACCTCTGCCCGGGAAGGCACGACAACGGCATCGGTGGTGCGACAATGGCTCAGCTCCATGCCGGTGCTCCTCGTGTTGGGTACGGGCCACGGCTTGGCCCCGGAGGTCCTCCAGCAGGCGCATGCCTGTCTGCGACCGGTGCGTTTTTTGGAAACGTACAATCATCTCTCGGTGCGTTCGGCAGCCGCCATCATGGTGGATCGGCTGGTGGGCGACCTGGGATAA
- a CDS encoding KH domain-containing protein, with the protein MLKGLVEFIAQSLVDQPEAVTVTEVEGEQTTVIELRVAKEDLGKVIGKQGRMARAIRTVLAAASMKAGKRCVLEILE; encoded by the coding sequence ATGCTCAAGGGACTCGTGGAATTCATCGCCCAGTCGTTGGTGGATCAGCCCGAGGCCGTGACCGTGACCGAAGTGGAAGGCGAGCAGACCACGGTCATCGAGCTTCGTGTCGCCAAGGAAGATTTGGGCAAGGTCATTGGCAAGCAAGGGCGGATGGCGCGCGCTATCCGTACGGTGCTGGCTGCGGCCTCCATGAAGGCCGGCAAACGTTGCGTGCTGGAGATTCTCGAGTAA
- the rpsP gene encoding 30S ribosomal protein S16, producing the protein MALKLRLTRMGSKKKPFYRVVVMEAQSRRDGRALAYVGYYNPMTDPADVKLDLDAIKSWMERGAQPTDTVRSLLKRAGVAA; encoded by the coding sequence ATGGCTTTGAAACTCCGTTTGACCCGTATGGGGTCCAAGAAGAAACCGTTCTATCGTGTGGTGGTCATGGAGGCGCAGTCCCGCCGTGATGGCCGTGCCTTGGCCTATGTGGGCTACTACAATCCCATGACGGATCCGGCGGATGTGAAGCTGGATCTGGATGCCATCAAGTCGTGGATGGAGCGCGGCGCCCAGCCCACGGACACGGTCCGCTCGCTACTCAAGCGCGCTGGCGTGGCGGCATAA